The DNA segment ggatagatgatggatggatggatggatggatggatggatggatagatagatagatagatagatagatagatagatagatagatagatagatagatagatagatagatagatgtataaaTGCCCAATATTTAGAGCACTGTACACTCAGATATGGAAAATAAAATGACCCATAAGACCATGCTTCTCTTTGGGAAATATCCTGTAATCCCTATATACTTGAAAAATACTTTTCAATACTATTTGCTCATTCTTATATATTCCTCAAACATTCCTGAATTGATATTCATTGTATAAAACTTTATCCATTATTTCTTAGCTATACATCCCACATATGAAAGTTAAATAGAAGGTAAAAGcacaatatttgggggggggacttTAAATTTTGGAGCTTTCTATAGGACCATCTTTGCTGTTAAGGCTCTTAATATGGGATGAAAAAGCAAAACTGGAACTATAGTTATTCTCTTTCTCAAAGATTCCCAGAACAATTATATAGAAAGTGAAATAAGCTAAAACACATCTTTGAAGATTTTGTAAGCTAAAATTCATAACtacatttattttcttgtttagaTATGATCATCACATTAAATAGAGTTGAGACAAATTAATGAATTCTCAAAAAAATGCAAGAGAAGGTAAAATAcccattaactttttttttcattatttaatcTAAAATCTATGTATTAATCTATGTATTTCTTCTCAaacacaagaaaataaaatacctcCCCTAGCTACATTTAAGTTGGGGGAAAGTATTTTGGGAAGTTTCCCATTATTCAAATGGTAGCCCTTGAATAATGTCTGCTCTTGCAAAATGTTATCTGGTTTTTTTCGCCTATATTACAAAGTAATGCTTTTGTTCCACAGCTGTTCCCCTGTTCTGAatgcccttctcccctcccccataaGCAAAGATGTCACAGCCCAGCAGAAAAGTGACACAAACTGAATTTTCAAAGTCTCCCTTTTTATCCATATTTAGTAACAGTTCAGATCATTTTGTTTTACAATGCTGATAGTGACCTGGATTGCACCTAACTTTCTGAACATCTGAACACCTTCCATCCCAAATGTAATTAATtatttccccctctctccccccaaaaATTGAAAAAACATGCTATGAGTAGATATCCATTAAGTCTCTATAAATAACAGAGGTAGTAtaagaaaacaaaagcatttcTTAAATACTTAGGCTGTTGCCAGTTATTTACCTTGGATTTCACCTATAGCTTGGTAAAACTCTATGGCAAAGTTCCTAGAGTTACAATTCCTCGAACACATTGAAAAACATGCAAAAAGTCTTAATTTCACTAATCCAAATAATTAGCCCAAGAAAGAAGTTGATTAGATGAAGATCCTGATTTTCAAAATTCAGCACTCTGGATAGTTCCTTGTGGGTAGGACTGCTTTTTTTATACTGATGAGATTAAATTgacagtattttctttttgtaaacATCCTCTTCATTCCAATGAGCACACTGATCATTCTGATTATCAATTAAAATGCATAGCTATAATGTGGTAATATGTCATCCCTTCCTGTCCTAAACCAGCAGAAATCAAGCAACATAATAGGACTCCATAAATATCTCATAAGAACAGTCTTTATAATCACATTTAATTGGTTGGGAAGCAGCATTAGCCACAGGCACTGAAaattatattcatattcattgtATTTCAAGATTAAGAATAGAAACTTTCTTCTCCATGAGAATGCCCCTGAAAGCATAAAATAACATTTATTCTTCCGAAGTCCAGAAATTCAACTATTCTGCAGTGGCACATAATTGGCCATTGCCATCTAACACCATATTGAAGAAGCCCTCTTCACACTTGCAGTAACAAAAGGCAGGTGAACCTGAAAGGTCTTCTTTGGCTCAGATATCCATTCTAGAGTGGCAAAAGTCCtcatttaaatgcattttttattttggtggtatcACTACCAAAGGCAGACCTCTCTTAGGCCTCCACATGAGGACCTGGGCATCATTGGCATTGGGTTTCACTAGTGCATTTGGTGGGATGGGTTCCATTCTGCCCAAAATCTTAGGCTGCTCCTGTTGAGTTTTCCCCACCAGGCGGGCTCGCTTGCCCAAGAGCTGCATGGGATCAACTTCAATGTCTACTCTCATCCTCCATTTTATAgtctgcaaaattattttttccttagTAGTCATATTCATGGCCACTAACCATGTAGTAAAACTTTGGTCCCGTTTGATCCTAGTCAATAGTGGCACATTGCTATCACTCACAGGGACAGCCCATGTCACACTAGGATAAAAATTGTCATTCATACTGACTGAAAACCTGGAAACCTTATTGGTAGGACCAACCAAGGTAACTGTTTCTGTGGTGTTCCCATACCAGGGATAGCTCACTCCATCAGAGTCACTGATGGCTTTTACACGTCCTTCTCTCAAGTCTGGAAGTTCCCAGCTCGACCTAGAAAGAGCAGAAGAGAAATATACACTAAGAAAGATGTAGCAACAATTACTAAACAATTACTGTAAATTCCTGTGCTTTGTAAAATGATCACAACAAAGTCACAACTTGCTAGTCTGTTtagattttttaagaaaaaagtgagtagagaaaaaattagtacaaaggCACTGAAGTGTTTatcatattaaaagtaatatatAGCCATCAAAGCTAGTATTCCTAAATATCTTAATTATTTGTGAATTGATTCAATTGCTTTTCAAAGCCTCActatttattccttttcttttcttgaatttTCTAACATGCTACTTTATTGGAAATTTCTGGATTTAATATTACGAGGGAGGAATTTATCACTGTGTTGATATTACAGGTAACATACATCTCTGTTGTTacacctctattttatttatattactattatattactatttcctgattgtttatttgtaccctatgactatcattaagtgttgattcttgatgaatgtatcttttcttttatgtacattgagagcatatgcaccaagacaaattccttgtgtatccaatcacacttggccaataaaaattcaattcaattcaattcaattcctatTATAATACTATTGtaatggactggaggctaaaacata comes from the Ahaetulla prasina isolate Xishuangbanna chromosome 3, ASM2864084v1, whole genome shotgun sequence genome and includes:
- the FAM78B gene encoding protein FAM78B isoform X1, which encodes MGCLQSVACKARVRRENIVVYDVSASIEPGATAIEETSPIVLRYRTPYFRAAARVLMPPIPRRHTWVVGWIQACNHMEFYNTYSNLGMSSWELPDLREGRVKAISDSDGVSYPWYGNTTETVTLVGPTNKVSRFSVSMNDNFYPSVTWAVPVSDSNVPLLTRIKRDQSFTTWLVAMNMTTKEKIILQTIKWRMRVDIEVDPMQLLGKRARLVGKTQQEQPKILGRMEPIPPNALVKPNANDAQVLMWRPKRGLPLVVIPPK